The Candidatus Omnitrophota bacterium DNA segment GTGCTGTGTCGAGTGGTTCGCTCAGGACGCGTAATTTTCAGCCATGTGAAAATTACGCTCGGTAAAATTTCTCGTACGCTGCCTCGAAATTTTAACGCCTGAGCTCACCACATCGCCACATCACATTACTCCGAGATGAAAAATTTATTTTTAAGAGAGCTGGATTAAAAAATGGAAAATGAAAAGATAATAATATTCGATACGACACTGAGGGACGGAGAGCAATCGCCCGGGGCGAGCCTCAATATGAATGAGAAGCTCGAGATAGCAAGGCAGCTTGCTGTCCTGGGCGTTGATGTCATTGAAGCGGGGTTTCCGATTTCGAGCCCGGGAGATTTTGATTCCGTCAAGACGGTCGCTAAGACTATAAAGGGCCCAGTCATCTGCGGACTTGCGAGGGCTATTGAGAAGGACATAGACGCGGCCTATAACTCGGTGAAGTATTCGACGAGGCCGAGGATACATGTCTTTCTCGCCACCTCCAAGATCCACATGAAATACAAGCTCAAAAAAGCCGAGGACGAGATACTGAGGCTTGCGGTCGCGGCCGTAAAATACGCTAAAAAGCGGTGCGCCGACATAGAGTTCTCTCCGGAAGACGCGTCGCGGACCGAAGAGGCTTTTTTGCATAAATTCGTGGAGGCTGTTGTAGACGCCGGAGCGACCACTGTGAACATTCCCGATACGGTAGGTTATACCACACCATTTGAATTTGCCGAAATAATTAAGGGCATAAAGGTGAATGTTCCTAATATCGAAAGGTGCGTCATAAGCGTCCATTGCCATAACGACCTCGGTCTGTCGGTATCAAATTCCCTGGCCGCGGTGCTCAACGGCGCGCGCCAGGTCGAATGCACGATAAACGGTCTTGGCGAACGGGCGGGCAATGCTTCCCTGGAAGAGATCGTTATGGCCATTAAGACGAGGTCCGATATCTTTAAAGGTGTATACACAGACGTAAATACGAAAGAGATCTACAAGACGAGCCGTCTTGTGTCCAAGCTCACAGGTATGAGCGTCCAGCCCAACAAGGCGATCGTGGGCGCCAACGCGTTTGCCCATGAGTCCGGTATACATCAGGACGGGGTCCTTAAAGAGCGCACAACTTACGAGATCATGAGACCCGAAGACGTCGGATATGAAGAGACGAAATTGGTTCTTGGGAAACATTCCGGGCGCCATGCGTTCGGCGAACGTTTGAAGAAACTCGGCATCGAGGTAAACAAGGAACAGCTCGAAAAGGCCTTTGAAAGGTTCAAGGTTCTGGCGGACAAGAAGAAAGAGATATTTGACGAGGACCTTGAGACGATCGCCGATGAAGAGATATCGAAGATACCCGAGGAGTTCAGTCTGGCGCATTTTCATATCGCGTCCGGCGACCGGGTAAAACCGACGGCTACGATATCATTGAAAAGACACAGCAAGATCCATGAAGCGAACTCCGGCGGCGATGGTCCTGTAGACGCCTGTTATAAGGCGATCGACAAGATCACCGGTTTGAGCGGCAAACTTATGGATTATCAGATAAGGTCTGTGACCGGCGGGAAAGACGCCCTCGGCGAAGTCTCAGTGAAGATCCTTTCAAAAGGCAGGGTCGTTTCCGGACGAGGAGCCAGCACGGACATAATCGAGGCGAGCATCAAGGCGTATATAAATGCGGCGAACAAACTGGCGCGTAAGGAAAGTCGTAAGCTGTAAGTCGTAAGTTGTAAGATTTATTTTTACCGCTTACAGCTTATAACTTACGACTATTTTATAACTATGGCTAAACTTAAATACGGCCTGATAGGTTATCCTGTCAAGCATTCCCTTTCGCCCGCCATGCATAACGCGGCATTCAATGAGCTTGGTATGGATGCCGAATACTCACTATTTGAGGTCGAGCCTAAAGAGCTCGACATTTTTTTAAAAGAGATGCCGGCTAAAAAGATATCAGGCTTGAACGTGACTATCCCGCACAAGATAGGCGCAAGGGATTATATCGAAAAAAGCGGCGTACTTGACGAAAATGCCGGGAAGTTGGGAGCGGTAAATACGATAAAGCCCGGCGATGACGGCAAGTTGCGCGGCTACAATACGGACGGTCCCGGGTTCTACCGGTCGC contains these protein-coding regions:
- a CDS encoding 2-isopropylmalate synthase, whose product is MENEKIIIFDTTLRDGEQSPGASLNMNEKLEIARQLAVLGVDVIEAGFPISSPGDFDSVKTVAKTIKGPVICGLARAIEKDIDAAYNSVKYSTRPRIHVFLATSKIHMKYKLKKAEDEILRLAVAAVKYAKKRCADIEFSPEDASRTEEAFLHKFVEAVVDAGATTVNIPDTVGYTTPFEFAEIIKGIKVNVPNIERCVISVHCHNDLGLSVSNSLAAVLNGARQVECTINGLGERAGNASLEEIVMAIKTRSDIFKGVYTDVNTKEIYKTSRLVSKLTGMSVQPNKAIVGANAFAHESGIHQDGVLKERTTYEIMRPEDVGYEETKLVLGKHSGRHAFGERLKKLGIEVNKEQLEKAFERFKVLADKKKEIFDEDLETIADEEISKIPEEFSLAHFHIASGDRVKPTATISLKRHSKIHEANSGGDGPVDACYKAIDKITGLSGKLMDYQIRSVTGGKDALGEVSVKILSKGRVVSGRGASTDIIEASIKAYINAANKLARKESRKL